The following proteins are co-located in the Mesorhizobium australicum WSM2073 genome:
- a CDS encoding type II toxin-antitoxin system RelE/ParE family toxin yields the protein MAVRLVWSPAAKADLIDIYVTIGSENIRAADRYYDQLEARAMQLADQPRMGVRRPDIRPSARMLVEAPFVLLYETIPNTDDGPVEWVEIVRVVDGRRDLNSLF from the coding sequence ATGGCCGTTAGGCTAGTCTGGTCACCCGCGGCCAAGGCTGACCTCATCGACATCTATGTGACGATAGGCAGCGAAAACATACGGGCGGCCGATCGTTACTACGATCAGTTAGAAGCGCGGGCCATGCAGCTGGCAGACCAGCCGCGCATGGGTGTCAGGCGACCGGATATCAGGCCTTCCGCACGAATGCTGGTGGAGGCGCCTTTTGTACTGCTCTACGAAACGATTCCAAACACGGACGATGGCCCGGTGGAGTGGGTTGAAATCGTCCGTGTGGTCGACGGGCGGCGGGATCTGAACAGTCTGTTCTAG
- a CDS encoding ribbon-helix-helix domain-containing protein produces the protein MANVEKMSVAVTPQQAALMREAVEAGEYATASEIVREAMRDWLAKRELRHDDVRRLRRLWDEGKASGRPEPVDFDVLRKEARRELTEASRNGR, from the coding sequence GTGGCGAACGTTGAAAAAATGAGCGTGGCTGTGACCCCACAACAGGCAGCCCTGATGCGCGAGGCCGTGGAGGCGGGCGAGTATGCCACTGCAAGCGAGATCGTGCGTGAAGCGATGCGGGATTGGCTGGCCAAGCGCGAACTGCGGCATGACGATGTTCGTCGGCTGAGACGGTTGTGGGATGAAGGCAAGGCAAGCGGGAGACCGGAGCCTGTGGATTTCGACGTGTTGCGAAAGGAAGCTCGGCGAGAGCTGACGGAAGCCTCGCGGAATGGCCGTTAG